TCCTTTTTTCCTGAACATTTCGCTATCCTCGTGTCCTCGATCTGCTGTTACATTGAACTGTCTAAGTACTGCGTTAAATTCAGCGAGTGAGGTGAACCTGTAATTGTTCTTTACCTCTGTAACTACATTACTGATCGCTCTTTTGCTTGGAAGATGACCATATTTCACCTTTTCCGGATCGATGGCTTTAATGGATGGATCTACCCTGTATTTTTTACTTTCGGCACGAATCAGTCCGAACGTTTCTTCTATGGCCTTTCTAGCTTGTTCGGATTCTATCTTAGCTATATTGTGAAGATTGATAGGAGTGCCATCCCGTTTGATGTTGACGGTTGCAATATGGAAGTGCTGGTGCGAAACATCGCTGTGTCGGTAGACAAGAAAGGGCTGCTCGCCAAACCCGATACGCTCCATGTAAGCTGCGGCAATCTGCTGCATCTTGGTGTCGTCCAACTTTTCGCTGGCATGGAAGTTCAGAGAAATGTGGAGTGCGTTCGTTTCTACACTGGGTTTGAGACTGGTCAGGTGCTCAAACCGCTGGAGCTTATTGTGGAAATTCAGTTTTCCGATATCAGCGGCAAAGCCGCTGGCCATAATGAGCGTAGCGTTGCCTTCTGACACTTTTTGCTCATTATAATGCAGGATTCCCCGAATGTTTTTTCCTATTATGATCTTTGCAACCATTTTTCAGCAAGCTTTGAAACGACTTCTAACAGGCGATCTATTTTTGGATCTAACTGCTTATAGACATTAGCAGTTTTCAGGGCATGGAAAGCACGTTCTCCATTGCTCTGGCTTATATGGAAGCGGTGGGTCTGTTGGTTAATATTGATGCCTATCGCCTTGATCTCTTTACGGATCAACGCAAGTTCTTCCATTGGGCCGTTCATGGAAATGTCCCTATGCAGGTAAGTGATTCTCCGGTTGGCAAGGATTTTTCTTACCACTTCTGCTATAGACGAACAGTCACTTTCCTTTTGCAGCTTTTCGAGCTTACGAAATGTTTCTGTATTTACCCTGATGATGATATTGTGGTTTAATAGATCATCTGGATAGCGACTTTTTCTCCTGGGCATATCATACACCTAATAGAAGTTCAGACTTTGCGAGTTCCGAGCAAAAGTCATCGGCCTCAAGGACGGCAAAGAGGTTTTTGCATGCAAAAATACATCTTTGCTGCCGACCCTCGTTGGTTGTAACTCACCTGCCCGAACGTAGTCTAAACTCCGGTTATTGAATTACTTTTTTATCCTGATTTTACCTCTGATCTAATTGGGAAACTGCTGATAACTATCGCTAATTTCCTGTTGGGGATGGAGTGGAATAAAAGAGCGTAACAATTGCCTTATTTGTTTTCTTGGATTTTTTGTAGGCTTAATGATCGGTTTCAGATTTTTTGGGAAATCTGGTTTTCTAACTGTCTTACTTTTTGCGTTATTTTTCATGTCTTTGACTTTAATTTCAGTCAAAATTGCTCGGAAGTTTTTGCCCTATTTGACAACTTGTTGGGGAGTGGTTAAAGATTTATGAAAGAGATTTTGAGAATATTTTAAACTATAGCAAATTACTAAAAATTGAACAGAATATGCCTATTATTATAGCTCCCCTATTATTGACTTTCGAAGATATATTTTCCAGAGGCCTGTTATTTCAAGCTGGATTGGCAGGTAGATAGGTACACTAAATAAATTAACAAATATCAGTAAAGTTTAATGGTTGAATTGTGCAATCCGGCACTAAAAAGAATTATTTTTGCATTTGTATTTAATTTTTCAGTTTTGATTAAGGTACTTATCATAGATGACGAAGAAAAACTTCGTAAGTTACTTGCTAAAATAATTAGTTTTGAGGGTTTTGAAGTTTCACAGACATCAGACATTAAATCCGGTCTGAAGCGCCTAGAGCTGTCTGATATCGATATTGTGATTTGTGACGTCAAATTACCTGACGGAAATGGTCTGAATGCCGCCAAAACCATTAAGGAGAAATTTCCGGTAATCGAAATAATACTGCTCACAGCTTACGGAAATATTCCTGACAGTGTACAAGCTATCAAGAACGGGGCCTTTGACTACATTACCAAAGGAGATGACAACAACAAAATTATCCCCCTTCTGTACAAAGCCAGCGAAAAAGTATCACTCAACAAAAGAGTGCAACAGTTGGAAAAACAACTTGGAGATAAGCATTCCTTCTCCAAAATTATAGGAAAATCAAAGGCGATTACAAAAGCTATCGAATTGGCTAAAAAAGTTGCCGATACGGACACTACTGTACTTCTAACAGGGGAAACGGGAACAGGTAAAGAAATTTTTGCTCAGGCGATACATCAGGCCAGTAGTCGAAACAATCAAAATTTCCTGGCTATAAACTGTTCGGCATTCAGCAGGGAGTTATTGGAGAACGAGCTATTCGGACACAAAGCAGGAGCATTTACCGGAGCAATGAAAGATCAGAAAGGTCTTTTTGAAGAGGCGAACAAAGGAACAATTTTCCTGGATGAAATTGGTGAAATGGCCTTAGAACTTCAAGCAAAAATACTACGTGTGCTGGAAATTGGCGAGTTTTTAAAGGTGGGCGACGTGAAGCCAACAAAAGTAAATGTACGCATTATTGCAGCTACCAATAGAAATCTTGAAGAAGAAATAAATGCGGGGCATTTCCGTAGCGACTTATTCTACAGGCTTTCAGTTTTTACTATTGACCTTCCGGCATTAAGGGAAAGGAAAAGTGACATTAAACTTCTAGCTTTTCATTATGCACAGCTGTTTGCTATCAAAACAAACCGTAAGTCTTTTACGTTAACTGATGACTACCTTGCGACATTAGAGAATTGCAGTTGGAAGGGTAATATACGGGAGCTAAAAAACGTCATCGAAAGAAGTGCAATTCTGGCAGACAAGGACACTTTGGATATTGATCTTCTTCCGGCTGACATTCATATCAAATCTCCTACGTCTCCGCTATCGGCTTCGTCCATGGCAAGTGTAGAAAAAATGCATATACAACGGGTGCTTCAACATACCGATGGCAATAAAGCCGAAGCAGCACGTTTGCTCGAAATTGGTATAGCGACACTATACCGTAAGATTGATGAATATAGCATCAAGGTTAAATAATTTCCGTTTATAACTAAAACATTGATTTATAAATGAAAAAGACCGTATTGACCATTACACTGAACCCAGCTGTTGATAAAAGCAGCGCCGTGAAAGGAATAATTGCCGAAAAGAAGCTTCGTTGCGACCCACCAAAATACGAACCGGGAGGAGGAGGAATAAATGTATCCCGAGCGCTGAAACGTTTGGGAACGGCATCGGAAACACTTTTCCTTTACGGGGGAAAGACAGGCCACCTACTGGTAGAGCTGTTAGAACAAGAACAGCTCCATGTAATGCCGCTATCGATCGGTGGCGAGACCAGAGAGAATTTTATTGTAGTAGACACTACAAACAATCAACAATACCGGTTTGGTTTTCCCGGAGATAAGATATCGGTAGAAGAACAACAACACATTATAAGCACCATCCATGAAATAAATGAATTTCCGGAACTTGTGGTCATTAGCGGCAGCCTCCCTCCCGGCGTTGCCCCTTCTTTTTTAAGGAAACTTATCCGCTTATGCAAATCCAAGGGAAGTAAGGTAATTCTGGACAGCTCTGGCGAAGCACTAAAAGAAGGCTTGGCAGAGGGTGTGTTCTTAATAAAGCCCAATATCGGGGAACTGGCCGCCTTCTCAGGAATAGATGAGCTCGATGAAACTTCCGTCGATGAGGCTACACGGAAAATTATTGCTGATGGAAGGACGGAAATGATTGTCGTTTCACTTGGAGCCCAAGGTGCCGTACTATACACTGAAACAGCAAAAATTCAGGTTTCCGCACCGGTGGTAAAAAAGCGCAGTACCGTCGGAGCAGGTGACAGTATGGTTGCAGGTATGGTTGCTATTTTGGCGAATGGTGGTACATCCGCTGATATGCTCCGCATGGGTGTTGCTTGCGGCTCTGCTACAACAATGGCAGAGGGTACCGGATTATTCCAAAAAAAAGATGTTGACCGCCTGTATCAGCAGATACAAAAGATCAACGGTTAGCTGCAAATCTATCTAAATTCCATTGCCTACTCCTTTCTGTTATCAAGCCTACAGACATTTGTATAGATGAGCAAAGGCCTTTTATCCTAAGGCTACATAAGCAGATATCAAATGCTACCTTTTCTTCGGTTTAATAAAAGCACCTGCAAGATAACCTGCATACTCATTTTGAGAAAACCTTCTCATTTTGATAGCGACGTACAACTGTTCAAGTTCACCCAAAAAACAGATAATCAACTCAATATCAAATTATTAAAAACAACTCTGATCAACTGGAACATTGTTTGGCTTAGTCGTCAGTAAAAAAAATAATGCTATGATAAAGAGTAACTTCAAATATGGACCAGCCAGAAGATTAACATCTTTCCCCTCTTGGTTGAAAACTTATCATTTAATACTGTTGCTATTAGCAATTGTAATAGCTTTTGGTGCTTTAATAACACAATTTTACTAACAAAATAATAGAACCAAACAACATGATAACAATATTAATAGTAACTGGCTTAGCCTGTTATGCCCTTTTTTTCAAATCAATTGATTTTTTTGACAATATTTAAAATGAAAACAAAAATTATCCAGAAATGGGTTTCCGGATCCAGAAAACGACTAAACAATATTTCGCAGATCAACGAATCCGAGACCTACTTATCACTTAAAGAAAGCTCTACAAACCTGAAAGGGCATATGGATTTATTACCGATGGAGTTGTGCAAGGGATATATCAAGACTATTCTTGAAAAATTAAAACTCCCCTGTAATAAAAAGCAAAATGTAAACATGTGGTGCCTCTAATAGTAAAAATTATATGACCATATTATTCATCATTGCCATAGGAGTATTCGCGTATATCTGTTATGTACTCCTTAACCCGGAAAAGTTTTGACCTACGGCTCGATCAAAGACAGAAAATGAGAAACAGATTAAAGTTAAATGAATGGTTTGCCATAATTTTTTGGATACTTTTCTTTACTGCGATAATCTACTTAGCTATTATCAAAAATAGCATTATCTAAATCTGGCGAAAGTCATGCCTTACACATTTGCGGAATTCATCTTGCGATGATTAACGCATCAAAAAATTATTTATCAAGAGGATATGAATACAGAAATTTTAGGAATTATATTCATGTATGTCTCGGTGGTTATTCTTGCCATTCCGCTGGGACGATATATTGGCCGAGTTTTTAACCACGAAAAGACTTGGCTTGACAAGCTGATTAATCCGCTGGACAAACTGTTTTTTCGGCTCAGCGGAATCGATGAAACCAAAGAAATGCACTGGAAACAACACCTAACTGCTCTGTTGACGATCAATGCCATTTGGTTTTTGGCATCCATGTTTGTCTTGACAAATATGAGCTGGCTACCACTCAATCCAGATGGTAACCCTTCCATGTCGGCAGACCTGGCATTCAACACTGCCACCAGCTTTGTATCCAACACCAACCTGCAACACTATTCCGGCGAAACAGGGCTGTCCTATATCGGTCAGTTGACACTGATGCTTTGGCAATTTATCAGTGCCGCAACCGGTATTGCCATTTGTGCCGTGGTATTTCATGCGATGAAAGCACGTAACACTTCAACTTTAGGTAATTTCTACAGTTATTTCGTACGCTCCTGTACACGTATACTCCTACCCATAGCCTTCATTGGTACGGTTCTATTAGTATTTAATGGCACTCCAATGACTTTTGAAGGCAAAGTTACCGTCACCACTTTAGAAGGGGTAGAGCAACAAATTAGTAGAGGGCCGGTGGCAGCCTTTATTTCCATCAAACAATTGGGCACTAACGGTGGTGGCTTTTACGGCCCAAATTCTACCAATCCGATGGAAAACCCAAACTACTTTACTAATATAATAGAGACTATTTTCATATTCCTCATTCCCATCGCAATGGTTTTTGCCATGGGTCATTTACTGAAGCGTAGAAAACTAGCTTGGGTAATCTACGGTGTAATGACCGTAGGCGTCTTTTGTTTGCTTGTGCCCACTGTTGCACTGGAAATGCAGGGAAATTCCGACATCGAAGCCCTCGGCATCCAACAGCCATTGGGAAGTATGGAAGGAAAAGAAGTACGATTTGGCCCAGCAGCCTCCGCTTATTGGGCAATAAATACTACAACTACCAGCAATGGTTCCGTAAATGCTATGCATGATAGCCTGACACCACTTTCCGGCATGTTCACCATGTTAGGAATGATGATCAACAGTTTTTATGGTGGTGTTGGTGTCGGATTTTTAAATTTCTATGTATTCATCATTCTGTCGGTATTTATAAGCGGATTGATGGTTGGACGTACACCTGAATTTCTGGGAAAGAAAGTAGAAGCCAAAGAGATGAAAATCGCCATGATTGTCGCGTTACTGCATCCGTTAATGATTTTAGGTGGAACTGCCCTAGCAAGCTATCTGTATGCGGAAAATCCTGAAGCTTATGCAGAATGGCTCAATAATCCCGGATACCATGGCTTCAGTGAAATGCTCTATGAGATGTGTTCTTCCGCCGCAAACAATGGCAGTGGATTTGAAGGTCTGGGAGACGATACACCTTTTTGGAATATACTATGTGGTATAACTATGTTCATATGTAGGTATATACCAATTATTGGGCCGGTCGCAATAGCTGGCTTATTGGCACAAAAGAAGTATATCCCGGAAAGTGCCGGTACGTTGAAGACCGATACCGCCACCTTTGGATTGATGACCTTTGCGATAATTGTGATTGTTGCTGCGTTGGCTTTCTTTCCCGCTTTGACTTTAGGACCTATTGCCGAATATATTTCAATGAAATAAAATTTAAATCAACTTTTGAAATGAAAAATAATATATCACTGTTTCAGCCTGATATGGTGCCACGCGCACTGAAACAATCTTTCGTAAAACTACACCCTAAAATCATGTTCCGTAATCCGGTGATGTTTACCGTTGAGATTGGAACATTCATTATGCTTGCCGTATGTTTATGGACACTGACTTGCGAAACATCACAGGGCACTTTCGGTTATAACTTTACGGTATTCATTATTTTGTTACTCACTCTCCTATTTGCCAATTTTGCGGAGGCTATTGCCGAAGCTAGGGGCAAAGCTCAGGCAGACAGTTTGCGGGAGACCAGAGAGGAAACTCCGGCCAAGCTAGACAATGGCCAGATCATATCATCATCAAACTTAAAAAAAGGTGATATTTTTATATGCGAGGCCGGGGATGTCATTCCCTCCGATGGCGAAATCATTGAAGGCCTGGCTACCATAGATGAAAGTGCCATCACAGGTGAATCGGCGCCTGTCATCCGCGAAGCCGGAGGCGATAAGAGTTCTGTAACCGGAGGCACGAAAGTACTTTCCGACAGAATTGTCGTAAAAGTCAGCACCACTCCCGGAGAAAGTTTTCTGGATAAGATGATTGCTTTGGTAGAAGGTGCGAGTCGTAAAAAAACGCCTAATGAAATTGCATTGACTATATTACTAGCTGGATTCACACTTGTTTTCATTATCGTAACCGTAACCCTTAAACCGTTTGCGGACTATGCAAATGTAAGTATTACCATCGCCTCCTTCATTTCACTTTTTGTCTGTCTGATTCCAACCACAATCGGTGGGCTATTATCGGCCATAGGTATTGCGGGTATGGACAGAGCCTTGAGCGCAAATGTCATCACCAAAAGTGGTAAAGCCGTGGAAACGGCGGGTGATATAGACGTCCTCTTATTGGATAAAACAGGAACGATCACCATCGGAAACCGTAAAGCGACTAATTTTTATCCCGTTAATGGCAATAGCGATGAACAATTGATCAAAGCAGCCGTATTAAGCGCTATAGCTGACGAAACACCTGAAGGTAAATCTATTATAGCGCTATCCAAAGAGTTAAAATCAGTAAAGGTAACATTGGATGAAAACGAGCTTTATTACAAACGAGATCACCAAACACTTAGTTTACCATTATCTCAAGTCAACTTCGTCAATTTTACGGCTGAAACCCGCACTTCGGGCATTGATTATGAAAATGTTAGGATCCGTAAAGGCGCGACTGACTCGATTAAGAATCTTATTGTACAAGCAGGGAACAGCTTTCCCGCGAAAGTTGAAGAAAGCGCTAAGCTTATCTCCCAGAACGGGGGCACACCCTTAGTCGTTACAGAGAACGAAATTGCTTTGGGTGTCATTGAGCTTCAGGACGTTATCAAACCTGGCATACATGAACGATTTGAACGCCTTCGAAAAATGGGTATAAAAACCGTAATGGTCACCGGTGACAATCCGTTAACGGCTAAGTACATTGCGGAAAAAGCAGGTGTTGATGATTTTATAGCTGAAGCAAAGCCCGAAGATAAAATGAATTATATTAAGAAAGAGCAGGCAGAAGGCCGACTAGTGGCTATGATGGGGGACGGTACCAATGATGCTCCCGCCCTCGCTCAGGCAGATGTAGGTGTAGCTATGAACAGCGGCACACAGGCTGCAAAAGAGGCCGGTAATATGGTAGACCTCGACAACGATCCCACCAAATTGATTGAGGTAGTGGAAATCGGAAAGCAACTGCTGATGACCAGGGGCACGTTGACAACCTTCAGTATTGCCAATGATGTCGCGAAATACTTTGCAATCATTCCCGCCTTGTTCATTACAGCTATTCCCGCTTTACAGGGATTGAACGTTATGCATTTACATTCGCCGGAGAGCGCCATATTATCAGCAATTATTTTCAACGCCCTTATCATTCCGGCGTTGATTCCGCTGGCGCTCAGAGGTGTCGCATACAAGCCCATTGGCGCAAGTGCGTTGCTTAGAAGAAACTTATTTATTTACGGTGTTGGCGGGGTGATCGTGCCTTTTATCAGTATCAAATTGATTGATTTAATTATATCAGTATTCTTTTAAAAATTAAGACGAAAATGAAAAAAAATATCATTCCTGCCGTTCGATTAACGCTGGTTTGCTTCGTGTTTTTGTGCGGCGTATACACCACCGCCATCTGGGCAGTGGCACAGTTGGCTCCCGGGCAGGGAGAAGGCCAAACCATTACAGAAAGTGGTAAGACCTACCACGAGAATGTGGGCCAGCGTTTTACTCAGGATAAATACTTCTGGTCCCGTCCATCAGCAGTTGAGTATGATGCTACAGGTTCAGGTGGAAGTAATTTAGGCCCTTCAAACCCTGTGTATCTACAGGAAATCGAAGAACGTATCAAACATTTTCTGAAGCACAACCCAGAAGTGAACAGATCTGAAATCCCCTCCGATCTAGTAACGGCAAGTGGCAGCGGATTAGACCCACATATTTCCATACAGGCAGCCAATGTGCAGGCAAAGCGTATTGCCGGATTAAGGGGCATTACCGAGAGCAATATTCGAAAGCTGATTATTTCCAATACAGAAAAACCATTCTTAGGACTGTTCGGTACAGAAAGGATCAATGTACTGAAATTGAACTTAGCACTCGATAAACTTAATAAAATTGAGATTTGAGCGATGTCACAAATCGGCAAATAACATTAATCAATAAAGAAATGAAATCAATGATAATGCTCTCGGCGGTAATGCTGGGAGCAACAGCTTGTGTATTTGCTCAAAACACAGGAAAGGAACCATTAACAATCAGCGGGTATGCAGAAATGTATTATCAACAGGATTTCAATAATCCGCGATCAAATACAAGACCAGGATTTGTATATAGCCATCACAGAAATAATGAGGTGAACTTGAACCTTGGGTTTATAAAAGCAAATTATCAAACCGAAAAACAGAGAACCAATCTTGCTTTGGCGGTAGGAACATATATGAATTCCAACTACGTCGCCGAAGAGGGGGTTCTGAAAAATATTTTTGAAGCTAATATCGGTGTCAAGTTGTCTAAAAAGCGAGATTTATGGTTAGATGCTGGGGTTATGCCATCGCATATAGGTTTTGAAAGTGCCATAGGGACAGACTGTTTTACTTTAACCCGAAGTGTGCTGGCGGATAACTCACCTTATTTTGAAACCGGGGCTAAGCTGTCTTACCGCACGCAAAACGATAAATGGAATATGGCCGTACTGGTGCTGAATAGCTGGCAGCGTATACAAAGAGTTGAGGGGAACAGCACTCCGGCATTTGGACACCAGTTGACCTTCCGTCCGAGCGACAAGGTAACGTTGAATAGCAGTTCGTTTATCGGTAATGATATGCCGGATGACGAAAGTCGGATGCGTTATTTCCATAATCTTTACGGACAGTTTGAGCTGCACGGCAAATTTGCTCTGATTGCCGGATTTGATATCGGAGCCCAACAAAAGGAAAAAGGTGGCAGCAACTATAATGTCTGGTATACGCCGGTACTGATTATTAAATATTTCCCTACAGAAAAAGTAAACATTGCTGCAAGAGGAGAATATTATAATGATAGAAACGGCGTTATTATAGCTACAGGAACTGAAAATGGTTTCCAGACATTCGGAGCTTCGCTGAATGTGGACTATCAGATCTTGACCAATCTGGTATGGCGTACCGAAGTAAAGCGTCTAAACAGTAAAGACGCTGTTTTTATAAACACAGATGACGTGGCAAAAAAAAGCAATGCCATAGCGATAACATCATTGGCTGTTCATTTCTAACGCCAAAGGGGTACATAGCAACCCCGTCTTTTTATTATTTTATCTTTGTAGGAACCCTCAACCGGTAATTATGAAATCAAATTAAGAATGGCACCTTCTATAATCGCAACGGAAAGGGGTTCAATGGAATTTACCGCACATGGACAAGGAGAGCCTGTTCTGTTTGGCTCGGCTTACGAGGGTCCGCTGAGCGAAATAAAAAAACAATGGAATAAATAGAAAAAAAATGAAAATAGCCATACTAACATTGGGAACAAGAGGCGATGTGCAACCTTATGCTGTACTTGGAAGGGCATTGAAAGAGCGAGGGCATGAAGTCGTTTTATCAACGGCGAAGAACTTTGAAAGCTTTATCGCTTCCTATGGGCTGGATTTTATTCCCGTTGATGCTGACTTTCAGACATTGCTTATTTCGGAAGAAGGGAGTAAGATCAGAAAAAACCCATTCCTTGTCCGAAAGCACCTGAAAAAATTTGTATACCCGATGCTTCAGGACGCATTGGTCAAGTTTTATCATTTGGCCAAGGAAAGCGACAAAGTATTGTTCCATATCAAAACGATGGCGGACAGTTTTGCGGACCAGTTTCCCGGAAAAATGATCAGGACCGATGTCATTCCCGCAGGTCAGCCAACGTCGGCATTTCCCAATCCTGTTTTCAGCGCATTGCCATTTCCTTCTTTTCTAAACAGGTTCACCTTTAAACTGACTGATCTGGGATTGAAAATGTGGATAAGGCCTATTCAGGAGTTTAGAAGGAAGGTAGGACTTGAGGCAGTATTTAAAAAACCAGCTTTGATGTCTCTTTATGGTATAAGCGAATTGTTATTGAACAAGCCCGACGATTTTCCACACAACAGCTTTTTCACCGGCTTTTGGCTGGACGATTCTTCTTCTGAACTACAGCGGGACATTGTTGATTTTATTGCAAACGGTGACCCTCCATTATTGATAACATTTGGAAGTATGCCCT
This Olivibacter sp. SDN3 DNA region includes the following protein-coding sequences:
- a CDS encoding relaxase/mobilization nuclease domain-containing protein, with amino-acid sequence MVAKIIIGKNIRGILHYNEQKVSEGNATLIMASGFAADIGKLNFHNKLQRFEHLTSLKPSVETNALHISLNFHASEKLDDTKMQQIAAAYMERIGFGEQPFLVYRHSDVSHQHFHIATVNIKRDGTPINLHNIAKIESEQARKAIEETFGLIRAESKKYRVDPSIKAIDPEKVKYGHLPSKRAISNVVTEVKNNYRFTSLAEFNAVLRQFNVTADRGHEDSEMFRKKGLLYSLLDHQGNKIGVPIKASSFYDKPILSRLEKKFEKNAENRKVHRGDLKKRIDQVLNKYERLTKQTLLSELQKKGIALVFRENGEGFIYGITFVDHLRKTVFNGSSLGKSYSAKAIKELLNDSDRIRTYLKSPSTATGYLKLTQQKKYRSNTEKTPAPSHSISSTKELLIALLTPEHPDFNPHFKQKKRKRKGKPRHL
- a CDS encoding mobilization protein, with product MPRRKSRYPDDLLNHNIIIRVNTETFRKLEKLQKESDCSSIAEVVRKILANRRITYLHRDISMNGPMEELALIRKEIKAIGININQQTHRFHISQSNGERAFHALKTANVYKQLDPKIDRLLEVVSKLAEKWLQRS
- a CDS encoding sigma-54 dependent transcriptional regulator, whose translation is MIKVLIIDDEEKLRKLLAKIISFEGFEVSQTSDIKSGLKRLELSDIDIVICDVKLPDGNGLNAAKTIKEKFPVIEIILLTAYGNIPDSVQAIKNGAFDYITKGDDNNKIIPLLYKASEKVSLNKRVQQLEKQLGDKHSFSKIIGKSKAITKAIELAKKVADTDTTVLLTGETGTGKEIFAQAIHQASSRNNQNFLAINCSAFSRELLENELFGHKAGAFTGAMKDQKGLFEEANKGTIFLDEIGEMALELQAKILRVLEIGEFLKVGDVKPTKVNVRIIAATNRNLEEEINAGHFRSDLFYRLSVFTIDLPALRERKSDIKLLAFHYAQLFAIKTNRKSFTLTDDYLATLENCSWKGNIRELKNVIERSAILADKDTLDIDLLPADIHIKSPTSPLSASSMASVEKMHIQRVLQHTDGNKAEAARLLEIGIATLYRKIDEYSIKVK
- a CDS encoding 1-phosphofructokinase family hexose kinase, encoding MKKTVLTITLNPAVDKSSAVKGIIAEKKLRCDPPKYEPGGGGINVSRALKRLGTASETLFLYGGKTGHLLVELLEQEQLHVMPLSIGGETRENFIVVDTTNNQQYRFGFPGDKISVEEQQHIISTIHEINEFPELVVISGSLPPGVAPSFLRKLIRLCKSKGSKVILDSSGEALKEGLAEGVFLIKPNIGELAAFSGIDELDETSVDEATRKIIADGRTEMIVVSLGAQGAVLYTETAKIQVSAPVVKKRSTVGAGDSMVAGMVAILANGGTSADMLRMGVACGSATTMAEGTGLFQKKDVDRLYQQIQKING
- the kdpF gene encoding K(+)-transporting ATPase subunit F, whose product is MTILFIIAIGVFAYICYVLLNPEKF
- the kdpA gene encoding potassium-transporting ATPase subunit KdpA codes for the protein MNTEILGIIFMYVSVVILAIPLGRYIGRVFNHEKTWLDKLINPLDKLFFRLSGIDETKEMHWKQHLTALLTINAIWFLASMFVLTNMSWLPLNPDGNPSMSADLAFNTATSFVSNTNLQHYSGETGLSYIGQLTLMLWQFISAATGIAICAVVFHAMKARNTSTLGNFYSYFVRSCTRILLPIAFIGTVLLVFNGTPMTFEGKVTVTTLEGVEQQISRGPVAAFISIKQLGTNGGGFYGPNSTNPMENPNYFTNIIETIFIFLIPIAMVFAMGHLLKRRKLAWVIYGVMTVGVFCLLVPTVALEMQGNSDIEALGIQQPLGSMEGKEVRFGPAASAYWAINTTTTSNGSVNAMHDSLTPLSGMFTMLGMMINSFYGGVGVGFLNFYVFIILSVFISGLMVGRTPEFLGKKVEAKEMKIAMIVALLHPLMILGGTALASYLYAENPEAYAEWLNNPGYHGFSEMLYEMCSSAANNGSGFEGLGDDTPFWNILCGITMFICRYIPIIGPVAIAGLLAQKKYIPESAGTLKTDTATFGLMTFAIIVIVAALAFFPALTLGPIAEYISMK
- the kdpB gene encoding potassium-transporting ATPase subunit KdpB, with protein sequence MKNNISLFQPDMVPRALKQSFVKLHPKIMFRNPVMFTVEIGTFIMLAVCLWTLTCETSQGTFGYNFTVFIILLLTLLFANFAEAIAEARGKAQADSLRETREETPAKLDNGQIISSSNLKKGDIFICEAGDVIPSDGEIIEGLATIDESAITGESAPVIREAGGDKSSVTGGTKVLSDRIVVKVSTTPGESFLDKMIALVEGASRKKTPNEIALTILLAGFTLVFIIVTVTLKPFADYANVSITIASFISLFVCLIPTTIGGLLSAIGIAGMDRALSANVITKSGKAVETAGDIDVLLLDKTGTITIGNRKATNFYPVNGNSDEQLIKAAVLSAIADETPEGKSIIALSKELKSVKVTLDENELYYKRDHQTLSLPLSQVNFVNFTAETRTSGIDYENVRIRKGATDSIKNLIVQAGNSFPAKVEESAKLISQNGGTPLVVTENEIALGVIELQDVIKPGIHERFERLRKMGIKTVMVTGDNPLTAKYIAEKAGVDDFIAEAKPEDKMNYIKKEQAEGRLVAMMGDGTNDAPALAQADVGVAMNSGTQAAKEAGNMVDLDNDPTKLIEVVEIGKQLLMTRGTLTTFSIANDVAKYFAIIPALFITAIPALQGLNVMHLHSPESAILSAIIFNALIIPALIPLALRGVAYKPIGASALLRRNLFIYGVGGVIVPFISIKLIDLIISVFF
- a CDS encoding K(+)-transporting ATPase subunit C, with product MKKNIIPAVRLTLVCFVFLCGVYTTAIWAVAQLAPGQGEGQTITESGKTYHENVGQRFTQDKYFWSRPSAVEYDATGSGGSNLGPSNPVYLQEIEERIKHFLKHNPEVNRSEIPSDLVTASGSGLDPHISIQAANVQAKRIAGLRGITESNIRKLIISNTEKPFLGLFGTERINVLKLNLALDKLNKIEI
- a CDS encoding porin, with protein sequence MKSMIMLSAVMLGATACVFAQNTGKEPLTISGYAEMYYQQDFNNPRSNTRPGFVYSHHRNNEVNLNLGFIKANYQTEKQRTNLALAVGTYMNSNYVAEEGVLKNIFEANIGVKLSKKRDLWLDAGVMPSHIGFESAIGTDCFTLTRSVLADNSPYFETGAKLSYRTQNDKWNMAVLVLNSWQRIQRVEGNSTPAFGHQLTFRPSDKVTLNSSSFIGNDMPDDESRMRYFHNLYGQFELHGKFALIAGFDIGAQQKEKGGSNYNVWYTPVLIIKYFPTEKVNIAARGEYYNDRNGVIIATGTENGFQTFGASLNVDYQILTNLVWRTEVKRLNSKDAVFINTDDVAKKSNAIAITSLAVHF
- a CDS encoding glycosyltransferase, producing the protein MKIAILTLGTRGDVQPYAVLGRALKERGHEVVLSTAKNFESFIASYGLDFIPVDADFQTLLISEEGSKIRKNPFLVRKHLKKFVYPMLQDALVKFYHLAKESDKVLFHIKTMADSFADQFPGKMIRTDVIPAGQPTSAFPNPVFSALPFPSFLNRFTFKLTDLGLKMWIRPIQEFRRKVGLEAVFKKPALMSLYGISELLLNKPDDFPHNSFFTGFWLDDSSSELQRDIVDFIANGDPPLLITFGSMPFDNRQDIAKLINVLSEQLNIRIIVVKGWGLSSTEKLNGIRNIKLIDAAPYEKLFPLVKAVVHHGGIGTVAACLKAGRPFLTCPVLHPLGDQFFWGKIAYQKGVALYPLPLKKLTEKKLVNRIKELLEADSLYENARILKQALEKEDGVRTAMEIIEREYPS